A window of Salvia splendens isolate huo1 chromosome 8, SspV2, whole genome shotgun sequence genomic DNA:
tgtataagtttgaaaaatccctcggaaaatgttatgtaaccgacaggcttttcaaacttagtgtgacaactcgcagtgttgcaaagtcattggctaataataaaacatctacttcctcttacttgactgagtgttcaaatttgtggcattgtagattgggacatgtaaattcaaaagccattaaaagattagtgaatttagatttactaaagactaatgaagtggatacccaagataaatgtgaaatttgtcttgaagcaaaaatgactaagttgtcgtttcactcggtggaacgaagcacaaaaccccttgaattaattcacacggacgtatgtgatttaaagatggtgcaaactagaggtggtaaaaagtactttatcactttcatagatgattgcacaaggtattactacatttatcttttaagaagtaaagatgaagcaatagaagcgttcaaaaattataagaacgaagttgagaatcaacttggttgtaaaaacAAAACGATTCGAAGAGATAGatgaggcgaatatgtagccccgttgaggaattatgcaacgcaagtagtataatccatcaaacgactgcaccatattcaccacaatctaatggtgttgcagaacgcaagaatcgaactctaaaagagatgatgaatgcactgcttctgacttcaggattaccacataacatgtggagggaagctgttttgacagccaactatatcttgaataaaatcccactcaaaggaaaagatgttactccttatgagttgtggaagggaatgaaggcatcctacaaatacctcaaagtgtggggatGTTTGGCAAGggtgatggttcctccaccCAAAGAAGTtgcaatcggacctaaaacctaaaacggttgattgcatcttcattggatatgcacttaatagtagtgcatatcgatttgttgttcacaagtctgaaatatcgactattacagtaggaacaacaattgagtcaaggaatgttgtatttctcgaaaatacatttccttgcaaagacaaggaaaaaatcttaaccaattctgagacaagaattgaagtaGAAGCCtttagttctaaatcagcggacgaggaacctgaatcgcgcaagcgtgcaaggcccgatccaaatgatacagtactaagacgtggtagtagggtcagaacaccaaaaatatttggtcctgactacattgcttttatgttagatgaagaaccgacatctataaaagtagccttcgatggcccagacgggttacactggagagaagctgttcaaagcgaaattgatttaattttgctaaaccacacttgggtgttggtagatctacctgaaggtgcgaaacctataggttgcaaatgggtacttaaaaggaaatttaaggccgatggaacagtggataagtataaagcccgactagtagtaaatGGTTTTAatcaaaaggaaggacatgacttcttcgatatctattcacctgtaacaaggattacatctatccgagtgcattgcacaatcttgagattcatcaaatggatgtaaagaccgcgtttctaaatggtgaattagaagatgaaatttatatggagcaacccgaagggtttgtagtacctagacaagagaaaaaaatatgtaagatcgtaaagtctctatatggattgaaacaagcgccattgcaatggcacttgaagtttgataatgtgatgttatcaaatgggtttaaaatcaacgagtgcgacaaatgtgtctacatcaagagcactaataatggccagttatagtgtgtctatacgttgatgatatgttaatcttgggtagcaacactcaagtaattaacgatacaaaggccatgttaaagagaaactttgacatgaaagacatgggtctagccgatgtaattcttggaatgaagattctaagaacgtctgatggaatcatcttaacacaatcacattatgttgagaagatattgaataaattcaaagcctatgatggcgcgccggttaagactccaattgaactcgacgttcacttgagcaagaacaaaggcgagcccgttgcacaagaagagtatgcacgggtcatcgggtgcattatgtacttgactaattgcactcgacctgacattgcttatgtcgtgaacaagttgagtcgttacacgagcaatccaagcaaagagcattggagagctcttgtgagggttttgagatatttaaaacatactcaaaatcatgggccacacttctcgagataccccacggtacttgaagggtactgtgatgcaaattggatatccgacaatagagactcactttcaacaagtggatacgtctttactattgggggtggtgctatatcgtggaaatccacaaaacagacatgtatagcccgatcaacaacggaatcggagttcattgccttagataaggctggtgaggaagccgagtggcttaagaacttccttgaagatattccatgttggtctaagccagtgccgccagtgctgatccactgcgatagccaagcggctattggaagagcaaacaatggcttctataacggtaagtctcgacatatacgtcgacggcACAATACCGTGAGGCACTTGATCACAACtggcgtgattacaattgactatgtgaagtcaatagataatctagcggatccgctaaccaaagggttaaaccgtgatcaaatgaataagttgctagagggaatgagtttgaaatccacaaactaaagaattatcatagtggtaacccaaccatgatgactggagatcccaagaacttggttcaaagggacaactaagctatgagagttcatgagaaacactcaactatatctattccctagagagcaatagagtgttggaaaacttgcctagtggtgaggctaagtctatgacttttaatgactcctaaggatctcgaggaaattgagttctcaaggagaccgagtagggcaagatactcgattaggaatcacctatataagtgtaaAGTGAGGACGCTTCAAATAACACaattatgaatccaaagtggtgtccaaggccgcaaaggacacaaaacgtgagaacggatgaggttgaggtgtttaagcgttaacaccattgtctcggtgcacaccgtgggggattagttcaaagcatcgcgctactaagccgcatgtgtatccgatggtgtcgactatggagggttcaaagccaacaattACCtctccttatgcttatataccccgtgagggttgagcttgtgtctgcatgcatatgcatttggctatttccactcatgtggggattgttggaatcttgttttaagatgtccggtcaatgaagtttgaccaataataaatgtgacgagatatttaattttggagaattaaatgatatagcgccGATCTACGTTCcacgtagatgaccgtagtatattcactttcttaaATCTGATTCCTGGTGAgtaagaaatagtggattaaagttgatcatattgtagcttttgataaaacTAGGAGTTGGAagtgtagggagtaattaactagtattaattatcccatataggagatgagacacatctttaaatgtgtatttattaagtgacttattacacttagtaattatcgtggactaagatgggtgaaagagcccacacgtgTGCACACGCGCGCCGAGACGAGCCGCGCCCGTGCCCAAGCCCTTGCCCGAGCCCTTGCCCTTGTCCTtggtcttggacttggacttgaacttggacttggatcttggcaattggtctttgggtggtctttgggcttggttcttgggcttgtccctggatctagacttaatgttttggaccacctaagttttgggcagcagcctgatcaacttgacATGCTGCGCCTTGATCAGCAGTTTGATCAACTCGGTctgctgcgccttgagcgatgACTTCAGTAGCTTGATCAACTCGACCTGCCGCGCCTTGAGTGATGGCTTGATCAGCGTCTTGATCAAGTTGAAGTCCACAAGTGACGGTTGAACTATGGCGTATACAGCGTCTAGATTTAAagtcgaccactccagctttcaaactcgtaacggccGGCGGTTACAACCCCGCcataatgagccatgatgatagccatcaaggctgagttgacccctgcagtggaccaagcctataaataggctagtcattccttgtATTAGGAACAGAGCACAATCAGAACAACATActcacaagcatcatactctctgcATAGTATTTCttccgaagctctgccctctcctccatccagttcacCGGAGTtttgttgattgcggtgctgcttcaccagagacgtagccgttttatctttggggatgacacgccaaaccgagagcactatcggggcgtatctcgtcttgcggaaagaggactactcgactcggctaaactctTTTACGGTTTTACAGTAttgatttcattgtaattttcagttttagttcttccttccttcttgggttgtattacgcccggtattgtttatctcttgtaattccagcaTTATCCTCAACAAGAAGGCCATTATTTAGACATTTTAGTAGAATTATCTAGATTTAGAATTCCCTAGAATGTAGATATTATCTTGTAAAATGTCTAAATTTTTATAGGAAATAATCTAGATATAGAATATGAAAGAGTAAAGTAGAGAATTCTAGAATAACAAAGACATGCCTATAAGGAGTAAGTTGGAGTATCATTTTGTACAAGTGGAGaagtttgaaaaataaaaatattttcttagtTTTCCCACCTCACGAACATCTCCTAAACCATTTCCTATATATTCCACTGATTGTCATCTTAAATATTTTTGGACTAAATATTTTCTCCAATGTATATCACTTCTCCAACATATATATTGTATTCCAACAGGTATAtatcaaaagaaaaataattataccTTCTACTTCTAATGAAAACTTGAAACTTAATTAAGTCTAATAACTCATTGAACTTTAGGAGTATATAGGGAAATTCACcatacatataaaatattttgcCTATGTTTCAAAttggtacaaaaagttttaagtaAATCATACAAAAAAAGTTAACTAAATCTCGGAATAGAATGGCAGTTCCCGCCACTGGCCGACCAACACAAAAAGTTAAACCAACAATTGCACATTCATATTTCTAATTGCTAATATGGTGCAGTGTTCTACTAGTTTCAATTTGGTTATCAACTACAAAAGCGCCAATTGCCCACCAAGCTTCACTTTTGAATTCTTCGGTGTTACGCATGATGTGGCGGCAAATGCGGCACTGGTGAGCTCGGAAGAGGAGAAACTCTAAGATTTTTATGCACTATTGTTATATGTAAATAGCTGcaaattttgacttttttttgcTACTTATTGTTAAAGAAGGGGCTTTAAAGTATTTTATCATGAAGGAGCTTGAAGGTGCAACGGCTATCATAATTGGTCTAACATGAAAcagataaaataattaatggtGTTAATGAATTTAAGcaaaatgtattaatttaaaataataatgaaactTTTTATATGATTAATGTAAACTTAAAACTTCTgtactaatttaaaatattggAATGACATTTTATATATATGGCGTAATTTCTCTGTACATAAGAAGTGACAATAGCATCCAGATATACATAATATTTCCAAAATTGTGATTTCAAAGGTTAAGAAAACGACGTTTAACTTAAAATCattaaatgattaaaaattgAAAGAATATTGAAATATCGAAGTATAGGTTACTCTTATTACAATTATGGAGATTGGAGAAGGTATATGCAGACATAACATTAAGACATTAGAAAAGGCAAATTGATataacagaaaatagaaattaaaagtgtggaaaaacaATTGAGTTCATTTGATGTAAATGGAAAATTTTATGGGATAAAAAAAGTGTAACTATTACTACTCCACaccacaaaaatataaaaaaaaagttagtaacaagataatattattagtattaatatttGCGGGAAGCAGTAGAATTACATGAAGAGGAATATAAGTATTGATTTAGATTCTTGCTGGCGGCAAGAGCCATGTTGAGGCCTCTATATAAGCAAGGGTGATGAATGGGTTAGCTTCTGCTGGAGTAAGCTTCTTAGCAAAAGTGACTCGCTTCTCCATGTTGGCCCCTGGGCCTCGGTTGTTAAATTCGCCAAAATATACAGTGCTgcacaaaaatataattattatggAGTATAAAGTTTTTTGAATTTGGTAAGTTTTAAAGATTTTCTAAATTGTAATCACCTGTTAGTTTCAGGATGGAAATTGTTAGACCATCCCTCAGGAATGATAACATTGCTGATATCACATAAGGCAAAGACAACCCTTGGATATGGGAACCATGATCTGCCCAACACAGCATTTGGCGCCGTCCCGCTGATTGAGCAGTGCACGAAACTGAAGCCGGTATCCTCTTTCGCATCGTTCCGAGCATGTGCTGTGATTATCGCATTTCCATCTCCCGGAATCACGTGTATCTCGCAATTCTGCACTTGCAACAAGTGGTTATGATACATCACTACAACCAAAAAAACCGTTAAGGACattttttaatacaattaaggacgacaatttgtgtttctaaacaAACGCTTCCAAAAGCGTCCTTATTGTTGgcgtcccaactaaaattagaggacgCAAATGGAAGcgtcctaaaaaataaaagattaagtAAATTTGTCCTTAATTTAGGGACACTTTCTTTTGTGTCctaaattattgatatttttaaaaactttGCAACGCAAGTGATTGCATATCATCCCTAAAAGATAAGTTTTTTGTAGGGCATGAATTTGCATAACTAGGGTTCACTTACCAGGTACAGAGATCTGGCGCTTCCAAAAATGAAATCAACGGTGCCCTCTATGTAGCAGTCTTTGAACAAATGTCTCCCCTTGTAATCAAATACAGTATCTTGATATCCATAGAATTTGCAGTTATAGAAAACCGATGCATCTCCGCCTACTCTCACAGCTGATGCTTGAGCTCCCACCCTCTTCCCGTCCGGCCTTGGTGCAGAATTCTTATAAAAGTATTGCTAGAATTATTAGGCAGCCACatgaataatttaatatatataactATCTCTTAAGTTTCCAATTAAAATTATGTTATCCAGTTATGAGGACATTTTGGTCCTCATAAGTCAGAAGAATGATTCCGTATTTTCTATGTCGAAGTAtacattttagtttaatttatggCATAAATTAATCTATGGCAAAAGTATGCATTCTTTGCCATAAATTAAACTTTAAGTAtacattttagtttaatttatggCAAAAAAATCTTATATTTTCTATGTAAAATAGGTTTTTGGTCCTTATAAGTCAAGTCAGAAGAACGATTCCATATTTTTTGTTATCTCTATATAGTATATTGAGGAGAATGTCAatgatcgtttggaagattACAACCGATTTAAAGCCACATCAATCCGACATCATTTCACATAAGAGTCTGGTATGCTTCTGCtttacaatttatattttacgCCATATCATGGTTTATTATTACAGAGATTAGGTTTTGTGAACATACCACCACTTTCAAATTGACGCCCATAAAATGCTCGGACTCGACGGTCAGCGTCGCGCTATCCACCGTTCCGTACTTGGCTGCCGTGCCGGCAAAGGCCAAAACCGGCATGTTTTTGGGGTCTCCATACAACGTG
This region includes:
- the LOC121743656 gene encoding pectinesterase 1-like, with protein sequence MQGSKVKMKMSFVFAVVILFSLPIIVRSDDAIPADKAQLGSWFDKQLAVKKPMAMGGGGPPKVIRVGIGGQFKTVTEAITSIPVGNAQRVVVSIAPGNYTEKITIPSDKPFVTLYGDPKNMPVLAFAGTAAKYGTVDSATLTVESEHFMGVNLKVVNSAPRPDGKRVGAQASAVRVGGDASVFYNCKFYGYQDTVFDYKGRHLFKDCYIEGTVDFIFGSARSLYLNCEIHVIPGDGNAIITAHARNDAKEDTGFSFVHCSISGTAPNAVLGRSWFPYPRVVFALCDISNVIIPEGWSNNFHPETNSTVYFGEFNNRGPGANMEKRVTFAKKLTPAEANPFITLAYIEASTWLLPPARI